Proteins found in one Anopheles aquasalis chromosome 3, idAnoAquaMG_Q_19, whole genome shotgun sequence genomic segment:
- the LOC126577718 gene encoding plasma membrane calcium-transporting ATPase 2 isoform X2, with the protein MATIDGRPAQYQISQKILRDIMEHRGREAVAKVSENGGVNEICRKLYTSPNEGLSGSQADIEHRRETFGSNVIPPKPPKSFLTLVWEALQDVTLIILEIAAIISLLLSFYQPTDDDEAMVEEEEEHYAWIEGLAILVSVFVVVVVTAFNDYSKEKQFRGLQSRIEGEHKFSVIRGGDAVQINIGDIVVGDICQIKYGDLLPADGILIQSNDLKIDESSLTGESDHVKKNESTDPVVLSGTHVMEGSGKMVVTAVGVNSQAGIIFTLLGAAVDEHEAAAKQKKKDAKKAKKSGKDEITNNSHGHPQGLKSQMTVDSITSDDGAGEDGEAGKSGGGGGGHGGKEKSVLQAKLTKLAIQIGYAGSTIAVLTVIILIIQFCIQTFVIEQKPWRNSYANNLVKHFIIGVTVLVVAVPEGLPLAVTLSLAYSVKKMMKDNNLVRHLDACETMGNATAICSDKTGTLTTNRMTVVQSYICEKLCMVTPRFSDIPRVVGEAIIDGIALNSAYTSGLMPGQNPGDPLQQVGNKTECALLGFVNGLGKNYQTIRDSHPEDSFTRVYTFNSVRKSMSTVVPKQGGGYRVYSKGASEIILKKCSFIYGQDGVLEKFTRDMQERLLHQVIEPMACDGLRTICIAFRDFVPGKANINEVHYDNEPNWDDEENIISNLTCLCVVGIEDPVRPEVPEAIRKCQRAGITVRMVTGDNINTARSIATKCGILRPQDDFLILEGKEFNRRIRDSNGDIQQHLLDKVWPKLRVLARSSPTDKYNLVKGIIDSKVSASREVVAVTGDGTNDGPALKKADVGFAMGIAGTDVAKEASDIILTDDNFSSIVKAVMWGRNVYDSIAKFLQFQLTVNVVAVIVAFIGACAVQDSPLKAVQMLWMNLIMDTLASLALATEMPTPDLLLRKPYGRTKPLISRTMMKNILGQAVYQLVIVFGLLFVGDRFLDIESGRGQPLNSEATQHFTIIFNVFVFMTLFNELNARKIHGQRNIFQGLFTNPIFYSIWLVTLVSQVFIIQFGKVAFSTKALNVEQWLWSVFFGLGTLIWAQIVTSIPTRKMPKTMAWGRGHPESEYTEAIRLGEERYETLDNDKKPRAGQILWIRGLTRLQTQLRVVRAFRSTLEDLEERRSIHSLHSLRSSRSHPGGMSTSGTMTSQGLSNLLYPPGSNIQTGRLIEKFAVWTKSTTV; encoded by the coding sequence ATGGCGACGATCGATGGGCGACCGGCCCAGTACCAGATCTCGCAGAAGATACTGCGAGACATCATGGAGCATCGGGGCCGGGAAGCGGTGGCGAAGGTGAGCGAGAACGGTGGCGTGAACGAGATTTGCCGGAAGCTCTACACCTCACCGAACGAGGGATTGAGCGGATCGCAGGCGGACATTGAGCATCGGCGAGAGACGTTCGGCTCGAACGTGATTCCCCCGAAGCCACCCAAGTCCTTCCTGACGCTCGTCTGGGAGGCACTGCAGGACGTGACGCTGATTATTTTGGAGATTGCGGCCAtcatctcgctgctgctgtccttcTACCAGCcaaccgacgatgacgaagcgatggtggaggaagaggaggagcactACGCGTGGATCGAGGGTTTGGCCATCCTGGTGTCCGTgttcgtggtggtcgtcgtgacGGCCTTCAACGATTACTCGAAGGAGAAACAGTTCCGGGGACTGCAGTCGCGGATCGAGGGTGAGCACAAGTTCTCCGTCATCCGGGGTGGCGATGCGGTGCAGATCAACATCGGTGACATCGTGGTCGGTGACATCTGCCAGATCAAGTACGGTGATCTGCTGCCGGCGGACGGTATACTGATCCAGAGCAACGATCTGAAGATTGACGAATCGTCGCTGACGGGCGAGTCGGACCACGTGAAGAAGAATGAGTCGACCGATCCGGTGGTGCTGTCCGGTACGCACGTGATGGAGGGTAGCGGCAAGATGGTGGTGACGGCCGTCGGTGTCAACTCGCAGGCCGGTATCATCTTCACCCTGCTCGGAGCGGCCGTCGATGAGCATGAGGcggcagcgaagcagaagaagaaggatgcgaagaaggcgaagaaatcGGGCAAGGATGAAATTACGAACAACAGCCACGGCCATCCGCAGGGCCTGAAGAGCCAGATGACGGTGGATTCGATCACCTCGGACGATGGTGCCGGCGAGGATGGTGAGGCAGGCAagagcggcggtggtggtggtggtcatggtggCAAGGAAAAGTCGGTGCTGCAGGCTAAGCTAACGAAGCTCGCCATCCAGATCGGATACGCTGGTTCGACCATTGCCGTGCTGACGGTGATCATCCTGATCATTCAGTTCTGCATCCAGACGTTCGTGATCGAGCAGAAACCGTGGCGCAACTCGTACGCCAACAACCTGGTGAAGCACTTCATCATCGGTgtgacggtgctggtggtggcggtaccggAAGGATTGCCACTGGCCGTAACCCTCTCGCTGGCCTACTcggtgaagaagatgatgaaggaCAACAATCTGGTGCGGCACCTGGATGCGTGCGAAACGATGGGCAACGCGACGGCCATCTGCTCGGACAAGACGGGCACACTGACCACCAACCGGATGACGGTGGTGCAGTCGTACATCTGCGAGAAGCTGTGCATGGTAACGCCCCGCTTCTCCGACATACCGCGTGTTGTCGGCGAAGCGATCATCGATGGTATTGCGCTGAACTCGGCCTACACGTCGGGACTGATGCCCGGCCAGAATCCGGGCGATCCACTGCAGCAGGTCGGCAACAAGACCGAGTGTGCGCTGCTTGGGTTCGTGAATGGGCTGGGCAAGAACTACCAGACGATCCGTGACTCACACCCGGAGGATTCGTTTACGCGCGTCTACACCTTCAACTCGGTGCGCAAATCGATGAGTACGGTCGTGCCGAAACAGGGTGGCGGGTACCGGGTGTACAGCAAGGGTGCATCGGAGATCATCCTGAAGAAGTGTTCCTTCATCTACGGGCAGGACGGTGTGCTGGAGAAGTTTACGCGCGACATGCAGGAACGGTTGCTGCACCAGGTGATTGAACCGATGGCTTGCGATGGGTTGCGCACGATCTGTATCGCTTTCCGGGACTTTGTGCCGGGCAAGGCAAACATCAACGAGGTCCACTACGATAACGAGCCGAACTGGGACGACGAGGagaacatcatcagcaatctaacgtgcctgtgtgtggttGGTATTGAGGATCCGGTGCGACCGGAGGTACCGGAAGCCATCCGGAAGTGCCAGCGAGCGGGCATCACGGTGCGCATGGTAACGGGCGACAACATCAACACGGCCCGTTCGATCGCCACCAAATGCGGCATCCTGCGGCCCCAGGACGACTTCCTGATTCTCGAGGGCAAGGAGTTTAACCGGCGCATCCGTGACAGCAACGGCGATattcagcagcatctgctggATAAGGTGTGGCCGAAGTTGCGCGTGCTCGCCCGCTCTTCGCCCACGGACAAGTACAACCTGGTGAAGGGCATCATCGACAGTAAGGTGTCGGCGAGCCGCGAGGTGGTAGCGGTCACTGGTGACGGTACGAACGATGGGCCGGCATTGAAGAAGGCGGACGTTGGGTTCGCCATGGGCATCGCGGGTACGGACGTGGCGAAGGAAGCCTCGGACATCATTCTGACGGACGACAACTTCAGCAGTATCGTGAAGGCGGTCATGTGGGGCCGTAATGTGTACGATTCGATCGCCAAGTTCCTGCAGTTCCAGCTGACGGTCAACGTGGTCGCGGTGATTGTGGCATTCATCGGTGCGTGTGCCGTGCAGGATTCACCGCTGAAGGCGGTGCAGATGCTGTGGATGAACCTGATCATGGACACGCTCGCCTCGCTTGCCCTGGCGACGGAGATGCCGACGCCGGATCTGCTCCTGCGCAAACCGTACGGTCGCACCAAGCCGCTGATTTCGCGTACCATGATGAAGAACATCCTCGGCCAGGCGGTGTACCAGCTGGTGATCGTGTTCGGTTTGCTGTTCGTCGGTGACCGCTTCCTCGATATCGAATCGGGGCGCGGCCAGCCGCTGAACTCGGAGGCGACCCAGCACTTTACCATCATCTTCAACGTGTTCGTCTTCATGACGCTGTTCAACGAGCTGAATGCGCGCAAGATCCACGGCCAGCGCAACATCTTCCAGGGGCTGTTCACCAACCCGATCTTCTACTCGATCTGGCTGGTGACGCTGGTGTCGCAGGTGTTTATCATCCAGTTCGGTAAGGTGGCGTTCTCGACCAAGGCACTGAACGTCGAACAGTGGCTGTGGAGCGTGTTCTTCGGCCTCGGTACGCTGATCTGGGCGCAGATCGTCACGAGCATACCGACGCGCAAGATGCCGAAAACGATGGCGTGGGGCCGCGGCCACCCGGAGTCCGAGTACACCGAGGCGATCCGGCTCGGCGAGGAGCGCTACGAAACGCTGGACAATGACAAGAAACCCCGTGCAGGTCAGATATTATGGATCCGCGGCCTTACCCGGCTGCAGACCCAGCTTCGTGTTGTACGTGCATTTCGATCCACCTTAGAAGATTTAGAGGAACGCCGTTCCATTCATAGCTTGCATAGTCTTAGAAGTTCACGCAGTCATCCCGGAGGCATGAGCACGAGTGGTACAATGACTAGTCAAGGTCTCTCAAATCTCTTATATCCACCAGGTTCCAACATCCAAACCGGCCGGCTAATAG
- the LOC126577718 gene encoding plasma membrane calcium-transporting ATPase 1 isoform X5: MATIDGRPAQYQISQKILRDIMEHRGREAVAKVSENGGVNEICRKLYTSPNEGLSGSQADIEHRRETFGSNVIPPKPPKSFLTLVWEALQDVTLIILEIAAIISLLLSFYQPTDDDEAMVEEEEEHYAWIEGLAILVSVFVVVVVTAFNDYSKEKQFRGLQSRIEGEHKFSVIRGGDAVQINIGDIVVGDICQIKYGDLLPADGILIQSNDLKIDESSLTGESDHVKKNESTDPVVLSGTHVMEGSGKMVVTAVGVNSQAGIIFTLLGAAVDEHEAAAKQKKKDAKKAKKSGKDEITNNSHGHPQGLKSQMTVDSITSDDGAGEDGEAGKSGGGGGGHGGKEKSVLQAKLTKLAIQIGYAGSTIAVLTVIILIIQFCIQTFVIEQKPWRNSYANNLVKHFIIGVTVLVVAVPEGLPLAVTLSLAYSVKKMMKDNNLVRHLDACETMGNATAICSDKTGTLTTNRMTVVQSYICEKLCMVTPRFSDIPRVVGEAIIDGIALNSAYTSGLMPGQNPGDPLQQVGNKTECALLGFVNGLGKNYQTIRDSHPEDSFTRVYTFNSVRKSMSTVVPKQGGGYRVYSKGASEIILKKCSFIYGQDGVLEKFTRDMQERLLHQVIEPMACDGLRTICIAFRDFVPGKANINEVHYDNEPNWDDEENIISNLTCLCVVGIEDPVRPEVPEAIRKCQRAGITVRMVTGDNINTARSIATKCGILRPQDDFLILEGKEFNRRIRDSNGDIQQHLLDKVWPKLRVLARSSPTDKYNLVKGIIDSKVSASREVVAVTGDGTNDGPALKKADVGFAMGIAGTDVAKEASDIILTDDNFSSIVKAVMWGRNVYDSIAKFLQFQLTVNVVAVIVAFIGACAVQDSPLKAVQMLWMNLIMDTLASLALATEMPTPDLLLRKPYGRTKPLISRTMMKNILGQAVYQLVIVFGLLFVGDRFLDIESGRGQPLNSEATQHFTIIFNVFVFMTLFNELNARKIHGQRNIFQGLFTNPIFYSIWLVTLVSQVFIIQFGKVAFSTKALNVEQWLWSVFFGLGTLIWAQIVTSIPTRKMPKTMAWGRGHPESEYTEAIRLGEERYETLDNDKKPRAEKFAVWTKSTTV, encoded by the coding sequence ATGGCGACGATCGATGGGCGACCGGCCCAGTACCAGATCTCGCAGAAGATACTGCGAGACATCATGGAGCATCGGGGCCGGGAAGCGGTGGCGAAGGTGAGCGAGAACGGTGGCGTGAACGAGATTTGCCGGAAGCTCTACACCTCACCGAACGAGGGATTGAGCGGATCGCAGGCGGACATTGAGCATCGGCGAGAGACGTTCGGCTCGAACGTGATTCCCCCGAAGCCACCCAAGTCCTTCCTGACGCTCGTCTGGGAGGCACTGCAGGACGTGACGCTGATTATTTTGGAGATTGCGGCCAtcatctcgctgctgctgtccttcTACCAGCcaaccgacgatgacgaagcgatggtggaggaagaggaggagcactACGCGTGGATCGAGGGTTTGGCCATCCTGGTGTCCGTgttcgtggtggtcgtcgtgacGGCCTTCAACGATTACTCGAAGGAGAAACAGTTCCGGGGACTGCAGTCGCGGATCGAGGGTGAGCACAAGTTCTCCGTCATCCGGGGTGGCGATGCGGTGCAGATCAACATCGGTGACATCGTGGTCGGTGACATCTGCCAGATCAAGTACGGTGATCTGCTGCCGGCGGACGGTATACTGATCCAGAGCAACGATCTGAAGATTGACGAATCGTCGCTGACGGGCGAGTCGGACCACGTGAAGAAGAATGAGTCGACCGATCCGGTGGTGCTGTCCGGTACGCACGTGATGGAGGGTAGCGGCAAGATGGTGGTGACGGCCGTCGGTGTCAACTCGCAGGCCGGTATCATCTTCACCCTGCTCGGAGCGGCCGTCGATGAGCATGAGGcggcagcgaagcagaagaagaaggatgcgaagaaggcgaagaaatcGGGCAAGGATGAAATTACGAACAACAGCCACGGCCATCCGCAGGGCCTGAAGAGCCAGATGACGGTGGATTCGATCACCTCGGACGATGGTGCCGGCGAGGATGGTGAGGCAGGCAagagcggcggtggtggtggtggtcatggtggCAAGGAAAAGTCGGTGCTGCAGGCTAAGCTAACGAAGCTCGCCATCCAGATCGGATACGCTGGTTCGACCATTGCCGTGCTGACGGTGATCATCCTGATCATTCAGTTCTGCATCCAGACGTTCGTGATCGAGCAGAAACCGTGGCGCAACTCGTACGCCAACAACCTGGTGAAGCACTTCATCATCGGTgtgacggtgctggtggtggcggtaccggAAGGATTGCCACTGGCCGTAACCCTCTCGCTGGCCTACTcggtgaagaagatgatgaaggaCAACAATCTGGTGCGGCACCTGGATGCGTGCGAAACGATGGGCAACGCGACGGCCATCTGCTCGGACAAGACGGGCACACTGACCACCAACCGGATGACGGTGGTGCAGTCGTACATCTGCGAGAAGCTGTGCATGGTAACGCCCCGCTTCTCCGACATACCGCGTGTTGTCGGCGAAGCGATCATCGATGGTATTGCGCTGAACTCGGCCTACACGTCGGGACTGATGCCCGGCCAGAATCCGGGCGATCCACTGCAGCAGGTCGGCAACAAGACCGAGTGTGCGCTGCTTGGGTTCGTGAATGGGCTGGGCAAGAACTACCAGACGATCCGTGACTCACACCCGGAGGATTCGTTTACGCGCGTCTACACCTTCAACTCGGTGCGCAAATCGATGAGTACGGTCGTGCCGAAACAGGGTGGCGGGTACCGGGTGTACAGCAAGGGTGCATCGGAGATCATCCTGAAGAAGTGTTCCTTCATCTACGGGCAGGACGGTGTGCTGGAGAAGTTTACGCGCGACATGCAGGAACGGTTGCTGCACCAGGTGATTGAACCGATGGCTTGCGATGGGTTGCGCACGATCTGTATCGCTTTCCGGGACTTTGTGCCGGGCAAGGCAAACATCAACGAGGTCCACTACGATAACGAGCCGAACTGGGACGACGAGGagaacatcatcagcaatctaacgtgcctgtgtgtggttGGTATTGAGGATCCGGTGCGACCGGAGGTACCGGAAGCCATCCGGAAGTGCCAGCGAGCGGGCATCACGGTGCGCATGGTAACGGGCGACAACATCAACACGGCCCGTTCGATCGCCACCAAATGCGGCATCCTGCGGCCCCAGGACGACTTCCTGATTCTCGAGGGCAAGGAGTTTAACCGGCGCATCCGTGACAGCAACGGCGATattcagcagcatctgctggATAAGGTGTGGCCGAAGTTGCGCGTGCTCGCCCGCTCTTCGCCCACGGACAAGTACAACCTGGTGAAGGGCATCATCGACAGTAAGGTGTCGGCGAGCCGCGAGGTGGTAGCGGTCACTGGTGACGGTACGAACGATGGGCCGGCATTGAAGAAGGCGGACGTTGGGTTCGCCATGGGCATCGCGGGTACGGACGTGGCGAAGGAAGCCTCGGACATCATTCTGACGGACGACAACTTCAGCAGTATCGTGAAGGCGGTCATGTGGGGCCGTAATGTGTACGATTCGATCGCCAAGTTCCTGCAGTTCCAGCTGACGGTCAACGTGGTCGCGGTGATTGTGGCATTCATCGGTGCGTGTGCCGTGCAGGATTCACCGCTGAAGGCGGTGCAGATGCTGTGGATGAACCTGATCATGGACACGCTCGCCTCGCTTGCCCTGGCGACGGAGATGCCGACGCCGGATCTGCTCCTGCGCAAACCGTACGGTCGCACCAAGCCGCTGATTTCGCGTACCATGATGAAGAACATCCTCGGCCAGGCGGTGTACCAGCTGGTGATCGTGTTCGGTTTGCTGTTCGTCGGTGACCGCTTCCTCGATATCGAATCGGGGCGCGGCCAGCCGCTGAACTCGGAGGCGACCCAGCACTTTACCATCATCTTCAACGTGTTCGTCTTCATGACGCTGTTCAACGAGCTGAATGCGCGCAAGATCCACGGCCAGCGCAACATCTTCCAGGGGCTGTTCACCAACCCGATCTTCTACTCGATCTGGCTGGTGACGCTGGTGTCGCAGGTGTTTATCATCCAGTTCGGTAAGGTGGCGTTCTCGACCAAGGCACTGAACGTCGAACAGTGGCTGTGGAGCGTGTTCTTCGGCCTCGGTACGCTGATCTGGGCGCAGATCGTCACGAGCATACCGACGCGCAAGATGCCGAAAACGATGGCGTGGGGCCGCGGCCACCCGGAGTCCGAGTACACCGAGGCGATCCGGCTCGGCGAGGAGCGCTACGAAACGCTGGACAATGACAAGAAACCCCGTGCAG